CGAGCGCGCGGGTCCGCATGGCTTCCTGCGCATGCTGGAACACCAGGTTCGACGGATGCGCGATGACGTCGGCGCCCGCGAGCGCGAGGACTCGCGCCGCTTCGGGGAATCGCCAGTCGAAGCAGATCAGCATGCCGACCCGTGCGGGGCCGACGCGCGAGACTTCGAGCGCCAGGTTGCCGGGCTTGAACCAGTGGCGTTCGCGCTCGAACAGATGGAGCTTGCGGTACACCGCCTTCACTCCCGACGGGCCGACCAGCATGGCGCTGTTGAACGGTCCGCCACGCGCGGCCTCGGCGAAGCCGGCGATGTAGTGGCGGCGCTCGCGACGTGCCGCCGCTTTCAGGGCGCGCGCCGTGGCTCCCGACGCCGCATCCTCGGCCAGCGAAGCGACCTCGGCGTGCGATGAGAAGACGTATCCGGTGCTCCACAACTCCGGGAGCACCACGAGGTCGGCGGCGACCGGAGCGGCGAGCGCGAGGCCGCGTTCCAGGTTCTCGTCCGTGCGACCGAAGCTCGGGCGGCCCTGCACGAACGCGACGCGCAGCGAGCTCATCGCGCCGCGGGTCCGGTGGCCGTTCGTCGATTGCGCTCGAGCATGCGCGCAGTGTGCACGCGAGCGCACCGACGGACAACTAGGCGGCGCGTTCCTCGCCCTCGAGCGGGGACAGCGGCGCTCCGGCACTCTCCGGCAACTC
This portion of the Candidatus Eisenbacteria bacterium genome encodes:
- a CDS encoding acyltransferase, encoding MSSLRVAFVQGRPSFGRTDENLERGLALAAPVAADLVVLPELWSTGYVFSSHAEVASLAEDAASGATARALKAAARRERRHYIAGFAEAARGGPFNSAMLVGPSGVKAVYRKLHLFERERHWFKPGNLALEVSRVGPARVGMLICFDWRFPEAARVLALAGADVIAHPSNLVFQHAQEAMRTRALENQLYVVTANRTGADVRPAGRVAFTGRSQLVDTWGRVMVRAGVRDSVAHAADCDLALARRKRLTSVTPLFANRRPEFYAAITARPARARSRG